One stretch of Geoalkalibacter ferrihydriticus DSM 17813 DNA includes these proteins:
- the msrA gene encoding peptide-methionine (S)-S-oxide reductase MsrA, which produces METNNATTEKAIFAGGCFWCMEPPFKKLPGVLAVVSGYTGGAKVDPSYEEVCSGTTGHAEAVEISYDPRQISYEQLLEIFWKNIDPTDGGGQFADRGNQYRSAIFYRDESQRRLAEESRRRLAHSGRFNAPVVTEIVAATTFYPAEQHHQDYCNANPVRYQIYRQGSGRDRFLRKAWEEGK; this is translated from the coding sequence ATGGAAACCAACAACGCAACAACCGAAAAAGCCATATTCGCAGGGGGATGTTTCTGGTGCATGGAGCCTCCGTTCAAGAAGCTGCCGGGAGTCCTTGCGGTGGTTTCGGGTTATACGGGCGGCGCGAAAGTTGATCCGAGCTATGAGGAGGTCTGCTCCGGTACCACCGGCCATGCCGAGGCGGTTGAAATCAGCTACGATCCACGGCAAATTTCCTATGAACAATTATTGGAGATCTTCTGGAAAAACATCGACCCCACGGATGGCGGTGGTCAGTTCGCCGACCGCGGCAACCAGTACCGCAGCGCCATTTTCTATCGCGACGAAAGCCAGCGGCGCCTGGCCGAGGAATCCCGGCGGCGCTTGGCGCATTCCGGCAGATTCAATGCGCCGGTCGTGACGGAAATAGTCGCCGCTACCACCTTTTACCCTGCCGAGCAACACCACCAGGATTATTGCAACGCAAATCCCGTGCGTTATCAGATCTATCGCCAGGGATCAGGCCGTGATCGGTTTTTGCGCAAGGCGTGGGAAGAGGGTAAATAG
- a CDS encoding M1 family metallopeptidase, which translates to MKSFKLLTFFLVFFLGGGLALCLSASATQPQIVHHDLEVQLFPAEGRLEAVDRLSLPDAPPSVRLFLSPQASITDIRLNERTLGHTFNNGIINVRLPAEFRGQPVTLEIYYEGRFTDTPPQDPIMTEDPSFGVAAAISPQGTFLAGGSGWYPDPRQGNAAWRLSVTAPPGYLAVSAGRLEEQVTTAEYSRSVWEESIPLSNLTVSAGPYEVKTVQVGDIPVSTYFYPQTQELAPTYLDAAREYLELYEDLFGPYPFAKFAVVENFFPTGYGFPSWTLLGSTVIRLPFIVETSLGHEIAHSWWGTGVRVDHAQGNWSEGLTTYVADYLFLERRSAEGARDYRLRILRDYASLVTPERDFPLTRFLRRTDRPTQAMGYGKAAMVFHMLRHKVGEEIFWAGLREMAETRMFDQVSWDDFAALYSRLSSTDLQAFFDQWVRRPGAPILSLENVEVEHRDEQWYISGHLLQKTRPFDLRLPLIVETDGEPLVRWISLKERENHFELRTADTPRRLLVDPDAHAFRRLHPKEIPPSVNSIRGSENLIAVVAADLPPATADAARLILRALRQEGIRVVDEKQIRPEQLGTHDVLFLGLPRRFANALLADTGLSFDEQGFTFGEERFESPQAALFAAVTPKDFPDRNWAYFIPASPEAARDAARRIPHYGRDSYLVFDQGENRVRGTWEVRESPLIQNFNSSETIQ; encoded by the coding sequence ATGAAATCATTCAAGCTCCTGACTTTTTTCCTGGTGTTTTTTCTTGGCGGCGGTTTGGCCCTATGCCTTTCCGCCTCGGCAACCCAGCCACAGATCGTTCATCACGATCTGGAGGTGCAACTCTTTCCCGCGGAGGGCCGCCTTGAGGCGGTGGATCGCCTGAGTTTACCTGACGCACCCCCTTCGGTGCGGCTTTTTTTATCACCTCAGGCAAGCATCACCGATATCCGCCTTAACGAGCGCACCCTTGGTCACACATTTAACAACGGAATCATCAACGTACGCCTTCCTGCAGAGTTCCGGGGACAGCCAGTCACTCTTGAAATCTATTATGAGGGGCGTTTTACCGACACCCCGCCGCAGGATCCCATCATGACCGAAGATCCAAGTTTCGGAGTCGCGGCGGCGATTTCGCCACAGGGAACTTTTCTTGCCGGCGGCAGCGGTTGGTATCCCGATCCGCGCCAAGGCAACGCCGCCTGGCGCCTGAGCGTCACGGCGCCGCCGGGCTATCTCGCCGTCAGCGCCGGACGCCTCGAGGAGCAGGTCACGACCGCTGAATACAGCCGCTCGGTGTGGGAGGAGAGTATCCCTCTGTCCAATCTGACCGTCTCCGCCGGGCCTTACGAGGTCAAAACGGTCCAGGTGGGCGATATTCCCGTCAGCACCTATTTCTACCCTCAAACTCAGGAACTCGCGCCGACCTACCTCGACGCCGCCCGCGAATACCTGGAACTCTACGAAGACCTTTTCGGTCCCTATCCTTTCGCCAAGTTCGCGGTGGTGGAAAACTTCTTCCCAACCGGCTACGGTTTTCCTTCTTGGACCTTACTTGGCAGCACGGTGATCCGCCTGCCGTTCATCGTCGAAACCAGTCTGGGCCATGAAATAGCCCATTCCTGGTGGGGCACCGGCGTGCGCGTCGATCATGCCCAGGGCAACTGGTCGGAGGGCCTCACCACCTATGTCGCCGATTACCTGTTTCTCGAACGACGCTCCGCGGAAGGTGCACGCGATTATCGCCTCAGAATTCTGCGCGATTACGCCTCGCTGGTGACTCCGGAACGCGACTTTCCCCTGACCCGCTTCCTGCGGCGCACCGACCGACCCACTCAGGCCATGGGTTACGGCAAGGCGGCCATGGTTTTTCACATGCTGCGCCACAAGGTCGGTGAGGAGATTTTCTGGGCCGGTCTGCGCGAGATGGCCGAAACGCGCATGTTTGATCAGGTCAGTTGGGATGATTTCGCAGCACTTTATTCGCGTCTGAGCAGCACCGACCTGCAGGCCTTCTTCGATCAGTGGGTGCGTCGGCCGGGCGCACCGATTCTGTCCCTGGAGAATGTCGAAGTCGAGCACCGCGACGAGCAGTGGTACATCAGCGGACATCTGCTACAAAAGACGCGGCCTTTTGACCTTCGCCTGCCTTTGATTGTGGAAACCGATGGCGAACCCCTGGTCCGATGGATATCCCTTAAAGAGCGTGAAAATCACTTTGAATTGAGAACCGCCGACACACCCAGGCGCCTGTTGGTGGATCCGGACGCCCATGCTTTTCGCCGGCTGCACCCCAAAGAAATTCCCCCCTCGGTCAACAGCATCCGCGGTTCCGAAAATCTCATCGCAGTCGTCGCTGCGGATTTGCCGCCTGCGACCGCCGACGCCGCGCGCCTGATTTTGCGGGCCCTGCGCCAAGAAGGCATTCGCGTGGTGGACGAGAAACAGATCCGACCCGAACAGCTTGGCACCCATGATGTTCTTTTCCTTGGCCTTCCGCGCCGTTTTGCCAATGCGCTGCTCGCCGACACCGGCCTGAGCTTTGACGAGCAAGGCTTCACTTTTGGCGAAGAACGCTTCGAGAGTCCGCAAGCGGCTCTCTTTGCCGCCGTGACCCCCAAGGACTTCCCCGACCGCAACTGGGCCTATTTCATACCCGCCTCGCCGGAAGCGGCCCGCGATGCGGCACGCAGAATTCCCCATTACGGACGCGACAGTTATCTCGTCTTCGATCAAGGAGAAAATCGCGTGCGCGGCACCTGGGAGGTGCGTGAATCTCCCCTCATCCAAAACTTTAACTCTTCGGAGACAATCCAATGA
- the msrB gene encoding peptide-methionine (R)-S-oxide reductase MsrB, with the protein MKNFMLILGWAMLGLLIVDAKAVAAMGRINVYSVAKEQYVMTEKVEKTREEWQEKLTPEQFRILRKKGTERAFSGQYWDNHARGFYRCAGCGLDLFSSEEKYDSGTGWPSFSAPVAEENVRTEEDRSLFMRRTEVLCARCGGHLGHVFDDGPTPTGQRYCINSAALEFTGEEK; encoded by the coding sequence ATGAAAAATTTCATGCTTATTTTAGGATGGGCAATGCTTGGCCTACTAATCGTCGATGCCAAAGCTGTCGCAGCCATGGGACGAATCAACGTTTACTCCGTCGCAAAGGAGCAATACGTCATGACTGAAAAAGTTGAAAAGACCCGGGAAGAGTGGCAAGAAAAACTGACCCCCGAACAGTTCCGCATTCTGCGCAAAAAGGGCACTGAGCGGGCATTTTCGGGCCAGTATTGGGACAATCATGCTCGGGGATTTTACCGATGTGCCGGCTGTGGTCTGGACCTTTTCAGTTCAGAAGAAAAATATGATTCGGGCACCGGTTGGCCGAGTTTCAGTGCTCCGGTCGCAGAGGAAAACGTGCGAACCGAGGAAGACCGAAGCCTGTTTATGCGCCGCACCGAAGTGCTCTGCGCTCGCTGCGGCGGTCACCTGGGTCATGTTTTTGATGATGGGCCCACACCGACAGGCCAGCGCTACTGCATCAATTCGGCAGCACTGGAATTCACTGGGGAAGAAAAATAA
- a CDS encoding ChaN family lipoprotein, whose product MKIRISFLALTAFFLLGTGSAWTHPHIIALSSGEEIAFDDLITDLDQAQVVFVGELHDHEGHHQMQLEIIRALHERGGPLAIGLEMFQSDYQGALDKWVAQEMEELNFLLVYQQNWSLWPLYRPIFMHAREQGIPLVGLNIPREITRQVAREGFASLNPEQLRGMNLKGFACIVDPAYEQFIRRALGLHGHADNDRFTHFCEAQLLWDAAMANNLVNFLEENPDHTLVVLAGSGHAWKYGIPAQLENLAEFDYRVVLPEVRGRIDRGNASVSDADYLWLDFGDEGWQVWE is encoded by the coding sequence ATGAAAATACGAATTTCTTTTCTCGCCCTCACAGCATTTTTCCTGCTCGGCACAGGTAGCGCCTGGACGCATCCTCACATCATTGCGCTCTCCAGTGGCGAGGAAATCGCCTTCGACGACCTCATAACCGACCTCGACCAAGCGCAGGTGGTTTTCGTCGGCGAACTGCACGATCATGAAGGCCACCACCAGATGCAGCTCGAAATCATCCGCGCCCTGCATGAGCGCGGCGGTCCCCTCGCGATCGGCCTTGAAATGTTTCAAAGCGACTATCAAGGCGCCCTGGACAAATGGGTCGCCCAGGAAATGGAAGAGCTTAACTTTCTGTTGGTCTACCAGCAGAACTGGAGCCTGTGGCCCCTCTACCGACCGATTTTTATGCACGCGCGCGAGCAAGGCATACCGCTGGTGGGCCTCAACATTCCGCGCGAAATAACCCGGCAGGTTGCCCGCGAAGGGTTTGCCAGCCTCAACCCCGAGCAGCTGCGCGGAATGAACCTCAAAGGCTTTGCCTGCATTGTTGATCCTGCCTACGAGCAGTTCATCCGCCGCGCCCTGGGCTTGCATGGGCATGCCGACAACGACAGGTTCACTCATTTCTGCGAGGCTCAACTGCTGTGGGATGCCGCCATGGCCAATAACCTGGTCAATTTTCTCGAGGAGAATCCAGACCATACCCTTGTCGTCCTGGCCGGCAGTGGCCATGCGTGGAAATACGGTATTCCCGCCCAGCTTGAAAATCTCGCCGAATTCGACTACCGGGTGGTTTTGCCGGAAGTGCGCGGACGCATCGATCGCGGCAACGCATCCGTTTCAGACGCCGATTACCTCTGGCTTGATTTCGGCGATGAGGGCTGGCAGGTCTGGGAATAA